In Clavibacter capsici, a single genomic region encodes these proteins:
- a CDS encoding glycoside hydrolase family 43 protein — translation MSTFHNPVLPGMNPDPSICAVREEYFLVTSSFAYWPAIPVHRSRDLVRWEPIGHVLDRAEQIDLNGLEMSDGIWAPTIRHHEGIFYVVFTVARDRRGSVNFVTTATDAAGPWTQPVILDAEGIDPSLFFDDDGRCWFTACRDAEDPTLRGPAELYLQELDLHDLRLIGQVHVLWNGALSGAWVEAPHIYKREGIYHLIAAEGGTERNHAVTAARSTSVTGPYRTDPRSPLLTHRHLGESATIQNVGHADLVDTPAGETWALVLGTRPIDGAHTLGREVFLVPATWTDDGLVLAPGKGRVTEVERRPLGPYAEEARLGSALPERERFANAGLPCEWRSLRGPVREHSGAPGEGLSLIASVDALSSSGTPTFVARRQEHHRFEAKTCVSFQPETASEEAGLAVFQDSGHYATLAVSRDEYGKRIVRFRRSDVSGTSGEVALSHDGDAVLRVIGDDDAYVFSCWHDRECDWLTLGKIPRAWFSTEHAGGFVGVHVGVHATGASEKGSRPARFSWFEYAPRFDSAKAASHSVIAAN, via the coding sequence ATGAGCACGTTCCACAATCCCGTCCTCCCAGGCATGAACCCCGACCCCTCGATCTGTGCAGTGAGGGAGGAGTACTTCCTCGTGACATCGTCATTTGCCTACTGGCCCGCGATTCCCGTCCATCGCAGCCGGGACCTCGTCCGCTGGGAGCCGATCGGCCATGTGCTGGATCGGGCCGAGCAGATAGATCTGAACGGTCTCGAGATGTCCGACGGGATCTGGGCGCCGACCATACGCCACCACGAGGGCATCTTCTACGTGGTCTTCACCGTCGCCCGAGACCGGCGGGGCAGCGTGAACTTCGTCACTACAGCGACCGATGCCGCCGGCCCGTGGACGCAGCCCGTGATCCTCGACGCCGAGGGCATCGACCCCTCGCTGTTCTTCGACGACGACGGCCGCTGCTGGTTCACCGCATGCCGCGACGCAGAGGACCCCACCCTGCGCGGCCCTGCTGAGCTATACCTTCAGGAGCTCGATCTGCATGACCTGCGGTTGATCGGTCAGGTTCACGTGCTCTGGAATGGCGCCCTCTCAGGCGCTTGGGTGGAGGCCCCGCACATTTACAAGCGCGAAGGCATCTACCACCTGATCGCGGCCGAAGGCGGGACCGAACGGAACCATGCCGTCACGGCCGCCCGATCCACCTCGGTTACGGGCCCCTATCGGACCGATCCCCGGAGCCCACTTCTGACGCACCGTCACCTCGGCGAGAGCGCGACCATCCAGAACGTCGGTCACGCCGACCTAGTGGACACGCCTGCCGGGGAGACCTGGGCGCTAGTGCTGGGTACCCGGCCGATAGATGGTGCGCACACCCTCGGCCGGGAGGTGTTCCTCGTGCCCGCCACATGGACCGACGATGGTCTCGTGCTGGCGCCAGGGAAAGGCCGCGTCACGGAGGTTGAGCGCAGGCCCCTCGGGCCGTACGCCGAGGAGGCACGACTCGGGTCAGCGCTGCCGGAGCGTGAGCGATTCGCGAATGCCGGGCTCCCGTGTGAGTGGCGGAGCCTTCGCGGTCCAGTTCGGGAGCATTCAGGTGCCCCCGGCGAGGGCCTATCCTTGATCGCATCCGTCGACGCGCTCTCGAGCAGCGGGACACCGACCTTCGTCGCCCGCCGGCAAGAGCACCATCGGTTCGAAGCGAAGACATGCGTGTCGTTCCAGCCGGAGACCGCCTCGGAGGAGGCAGGACTTGCGGTCTTCCAGGATTCAGGCCACTACGCCACGCTCGCCGTGAGCCGGGATGAGTATGGGAAGCGGATCGTGCGGTTCCGCCGGTCCGACGTGTCAGGAACAAGCGGCGAGGTCGCACTCTCGCACGACGGTGACGCAGTCCTCCGGGTCATCGGTGACGACGACGCCTATGTATTTTCCTGCTGGCACGACCGCGAATGTGATTGGCTCACGCTCGGCAAGATACCCCGCGCCTGGTTCAGCACGGAGCATGCCGGAGGCTTCGTCGGCGTGCACGTCGGCGTACACGCGACCGGTGCCTCGGAGAAAGGGTCCCGCCCAGCACGCTTCTCATGGTTCGAGTACGCGCCCCGGTTCGATAGTGCGAAGGCGGCGTCTCACTCCGTGATAGCCGCCAACTAG
- a CDS encoding LacI family DNA-binding transcriptional regulator, whose product MVDVAKLAGVSHVTVSRVLNGHPSVRPETRARVEAAIAQLGYRRNTVARALKSKRSSTIGVVMAGSGLYELPRVLLGIETTARAAGYEINLASWQGGAAADLAEMVRRLTDQSVEGVAVIAARQVAVDALSDIVADIPMSVVMSGSAPNPRISFVELDQELGARLAVRHLLDLGHERIVHLAGNAETYDAVARVQGWRDELELSPGAPQEMLQGDFTAASGYRLTTELAAGPSGLPTAIFAGNDLMALGALSALAELGISVPRDISLVGFDDIAGADHFVPALTTVRQDFVTLGSTAIATLISTMTGQAPARRQIAPTLVVRKSTAAPRRG is encoded by the coding sequence ATGGTTGACGTTGCGAAACTCGCCGGCGTCTCGCACGTCACAGTGAGCCGCGTACTAAACGGGCATCCGTCCGTGCGCCCGGAGACACGCGCGCGCGTCGAGGCGGCGATCGCTCAGCTCGGGTACCGGCGCAACACCGTCGCACGAGCACTGAAGAGCAAACGGTCGTCCACGATCGGCGTGGTCATGGCGGGGTCTGGCCTCTATGAATTGCCCCGCGTACTACTCGGCATCGAGACGACCGCACGAGCTGCCGGATATGAGATCAACCTGGCGAGCTGGCAGGGAGGCGCGGCCGCTGACCTGGCGGAGATGGTCCGTCGCCTCACTGACCAGTCCGTGGAGGGTGTGGCTGTCATCGCCGCACGTCAGGTCGCCGTCGATGCGTTGTCCGACATCGTTGCGGACATCCCGATGAGCGTAGTCATGTCCGGTAGCGCACCGAACCCCAGGATCAGCTTCGTCGAGCTCGACCAGGAGCTTGGCGCACGCCTTGCCGTGCGGCATTTGCTCGATCTTGGCCATGAGCGCATCGTGCACCTCGCCGGAAACGCCGAGACGTACGATGCGGTTGCACGAGTCCAGGGCTGGCGGGACGAGCTGGAGTTATCGCCCGGGGCGCCGCAAGAAATGCTGCAGGGTGACTTCACCGCGGCCAGCGGGTATCGGCTTACCACCGAACTAGCGGCGGGCCCTAGCGGTCTCCCGACAGCGATCTTCGCAGGGAATGACCTCATGGCACTCGGCGCCTTGTCGGCACTCGCGGAACTGGGCATATCCGTTCCCAGAGACATCTCCCTTGTGGGCTTCGACGACATCGCAGGAGCGGATCATTTCGTCCCGGCCCTCACCACCGTGCGTCAGGATTTCGTGACACTGGGCAGCACCGCCATCGCGACGCTCATTTCGACCATGACAGGGCAGGCGCCCGCGCGCCGGCAGATAGCGCCCACTCTCGTGGTGCGGAAGAGCACCGCCGCTCCGCGCCGAGGGTAA
- a CDS encoding glycoside hydrolase family 36 protein, translated as MTLDRLLASPDDASTSALPAVIRWSAPGLTLKFAHGDGPVRLIRATTTGVDVHIPGSIPATDVIAAGHGRTLVGSRLVQSRLGASLRLAAVLPTRDGGLDLVSDSPDGLRITLHLRTAGQAAFTATTTIENTGDTVIDLHAVTSWASALGSRADTGHGVADWDLLQGRSDWLGEGRWSTSQLRSVLPSLNQAMTGHTPRSANRRSSQGTWSTGGSMPLGGAVSTARGITWLWQVENNGPWRWEIGEHVDDVFIALAGPTDIDHQWQQPLAPGESFTTVPATIALGADLDSAAAALTRHRRLTRRPHPDNTRPAIVFNDYMNTLNGDPTTQKLLPLVDAAAAVGAEVFCIDAGWYDDGGDWWPSVGAWQPSNVRFSGGLAEVTDRIRSHGMVPGLWLEPESVGVLSPIASSLPPEAFLQRAGQRILEQDRLHLDLRHPAARAHLDEVVDRLVQDFGVGYFKLDYNTDPGAGTDVDSPSPGAGLLGHSRAVLDWLDGVLDRHPDLILEACSSGAMRADQAILSRVQAQSTSDQQDYLLYPPIAAAAPLSMLPEQAASWAYPQSSMTDEQSAFCLVTSLLGRFFLSGYLNTMDDTQMALVREAVTAAHEIRGDLVRSAPSWPSGLPAWEDRFVSVALVTEARFLVSVWDRGEPSDEHTLEFPSLRGTDVDIDVVFPQHLTPWQASWNAATGTLTVRSTADTVGARTFALTPLAS; from the coding sequence ATGACCCTCGACCGCCTCCTCGCCTCCCCGGACGACGCGTCGACCTCCGCCCTGCCTGCCGTCATCCGGTGGAGCGCGCCTGGACTGACCCTCAAGTTCGCGCACGGCGACGGCCCTGTGCGACTCATCCGGGCCACCACCACCGGCGTCGACGTGCACATCCCCGGATCGATCCCCGCAACCGACGTCATCGCCGCCGGACACGGTCGCACCCTCGTCGGATCACGCCTCGTGCAGTCCCGCCTCGGCGCCTCCCTCCGGCTCGCCGCCGTCCTACCCACCAGGGACGGCGGCCTCGACCTCGTCTCCGACTCCCCTGACGGGCTGCGGATCACCCTGCACCTGCGCACCGCCGGACAAGCGGCCTTCACCGCCACCACGACCATCGAGAACACCGGCGACACCGTCATCGACCTGCACGCCGTCACATCCTGGGCCAGCGCCCTCGGCTCCCGAGCCGACACCGGACACGGAGTCGCGGACTGGGACCTCCTCCAGGGGCGCAGCGACTGGCTGGGCGAGGGCCGCTGGTCCACGAGCCAGCTGCGCAGCGTCCTGCCCTCGCTGAACCAGGCCATGACCGGTCACACTCCCCGTTCCGCGAACCGGCGCAGCTCCCAGGGCACCTGGTCCACGGGCGGATCCATGCCCCTCGGCGGAGCCGTGTCCACCGCCCGCGGCATCACCTGGCTGTGGCAGGTCGAGAACAACGGACCGTGGCGGTGGGAGATCGGCGAGCACGTCGACGACGTGTTCATCGCCCTCGCCGGCCCCACCGACATCGACCATCAGTGGCAGCAGCCGCTCGCACCCGGAGAGTCCTTCACGACCGTTCCGGCGACGATCGCGCTCGGCGCCGACCTCGACTCAGCGGCCGCGGCGCTGACGCGGCACCGCCGCCTCACCCGCCGCCCGCACCCGGACAACACGCGTCCCGCCATCGTCTTCAACGACTACATGAACACCCTCAACGGCGACCCCACCACGCAGAAGCTGCTGCCCCTCGTCGACGCGGCAGCCGCGGTCGGGGCGGAGGTGTTCTGCATCGACGCCGGCTGGTACGACGACGGCGGCGACTGGTGGCCCAGCGTCGGCGCCTGGCAGCCCTCCAACGTCCGCTTCTCCGGCGGACTCGCCGAAGTGACCGACCGGATCCGTTCCCACGGGATGGTGCCCGGACTCTGGCTCGAGCCGGAGTCCGTCGGGGTCCTCAGCCCGATCGCCTCATCGCTGCCCCCGGAGGCCTTCCTGCAACGCGCCGGGCAGCGGATCCTCGAACAGGACCGCCTCCACCTCGACCTCCGGCACCCTGCCGCCCGCGCCCACCTCGATGAGGTCGTCGACCGCCTGGTACAGGATTTCGGCGTGGGCTACTTCAAGCTCGACTACAACACCGACCCGGGAGCGGGGACCGACGTCGACTCACCCAGTCCCGGAGCGGGGCTCCTGGGCCATTCCCGCGCCGTGCTCGACTGGCTCGACGGGGTCCTCGACCGCCACCCCGACCTCATCCTCGAGGCCTGCTCGTCCGGGGCCATGCGCGCCGACCAGGCGATCCTCTCCCGTGTGCAGGCGCAGTCCACCTCCGACCAGCAGGACTACCTCCTGTACCCACCCATCGCCGCGGCGGCGCCGCTCTCGATGCTCCCCGAGCAGGCGGCCAGTTGGGCGTACCCGCAGTCATCCATGACGGACGAGCAATCCGCGTTCTGCCTCGTCACCAGTCTCCTCGGCAGGTTCTTCCTCTCCGGCTACCTCAACACCATGGACGACACCCAGATGGCTCTCGTCCGCGAGGCCGTCACGGCGGCCCACGAGATCCGCGGCGATCTGGTCCGCTCCGCACCGAGCTGGCCCTCCGGGTTGCCTGCCTGGGAGGACCGGTTCGTCAGCGTCGCCCTCGTCACCGAAGCCCGCTTCCTGGTGTCCGTCTGGGACCGCGGTGAACCGTCCGACGAGCACACCCTCGAGTTCCCCTCGCTGCGGGGCACGGACGTCGACATCGACGTCGTCTTCCCGCAGCACCTCACCCCCTGGCAGGCCAGCTGGAACGCCGCCACGGGCACCCTGACCGTCCGTTCGACCGCCGACACCGTCGGCGCGCGCACGTTCGCCCTCACGCCGCTCGCGTCGTGA
- a CDS encoding CBM35 domain-containing protein — MSIFTWFPARKALLSCTAAAGVLALGLTGTEFIAAPQSASAATSRVVVDFGTTTGSFRGGATGTLYGLGDDGSPSPAVLEGARVTNTSQKPPQGAQHPNGDALDVEQDFFAAGGQDLYVYAQDMYPDWAYNGGQRPGDANRDGEWDYLPILRQVVDSIATNSEHPDKYVFIPFNEPDAGNWYPNWSTQKTQFLADWSAAYVEIQKIYAAHGLGKAKVGGPGDSAWHADRSRDFLVYAKEKSQLPDVFIWHELGTQNLATFRSHNAEYRGFLRELGIPDIPVNITEYGMLRDMGVPGQLIQWFSMFEEQKVDAQTAYWNYAGNLSDNSARSNGANGGWWMFKWYGDLAGSRTVKVTPPQANVADTVQAIAARDDADGEATVLVGGGASDIALDLSGLDSATFGTSVDVVVRAARLNGAEGLSGQPPVVLSSRISLASGAASVTIPNSDRYAAYEVQITKPLAQRPVVDTSLVSSVEAESAALQSASAFTQDPAREWSFMASAGRDVGGFNQVGSSATWNVTVPRDGTYRLSVLAGANQAPGQHALFVDGSFNQLVKYSADLSYTYRGSTDVLVPLTAGTHSLSLRASRDGQNKLPGSDITLDRFELRDATNGEPTTYPATEARLASGAQLVWGQSRTASNGGARLTGSGTASFFVTAAESGYHDVAVRYTTTGASSLGVTVADRSVPAGSVTAAGAWTTIVRVWLTQGVNDIGISSNTGAVVTDVTTTRGSAQRAADTASGNAVRVEAEQLTRAGGTIVRTLPASSGSNGSADAQGAVTVLGNLGAGAGNTATMARPAGLGAGDYVLTLSASNADKTPAINYNPQVISRFVDVTEAGGTQTRVTARHNYSWSSFWDYAQPITLTTPSGALTFGNATAWAPDIDTVTLAKRAVGTPTTTSR, encoded by the coding sequence TTGTCGATCTTCACCTGGTTCCCCGCTCGGAAGGCGCTACTCAGCTGCACCGCTGCCGCAGGCGTGCTCGCACTCGGCCTGACCGGCACGGAGTTCATCGCCGCGCCACAGTCCGCTTCAGCCGCTACGAGCCGTGTCGTCGTCGACTTCGGGACGACGACCGGTTCGTTCCGCGGCGGTGCCACGGGCACGCTCTACGGCCTCGGTGACGACGGGTCCCCGTCGCCGGCCGTGCTCGAGGGGGCGCGAGTGACCAACACCTCGCAGAAGCCGCCGCAGGGCGCGCAGCACCCGAACGGCGATGCTCTCGACGTCGAGCAGGACTTCTTCGCCGCTGGCGGCCAGGACCTCTACGTCTACGCGCAGGACATGTACCCGGACTGGGCCTACAACGGCGGGCAGCGACCGGGCGACGCGAACCGCGACGGCGAGTGGGACTACCTGCCCATCCTCCGACAGGTCGTCGACTCCATCGCCACCAACTCCGAGCACCCCGACAAGTACGTCTTCATCCCCTTCAACGAGCCGGACGCCGGCAACTGGTACCCGAACTGGAGCACGCAGAAGACGCAGTTCCTCGCCGACTGGTCCGCCGCATACGTCGAGATCCAGAAGATCTACGCTGCACACGGCCTCGGCAAGGCCAAGGTAGGCGGCCCCGGCGACTCCGCATGGCACGCCGACCGTAGCCGCGACTTCCTCGTCTACGCCAAGGAGAAGTCCCAGCTGCCCGACGTGTTCATCTGGCACGAGCTCGGCACCCAGAACCTCGCCACCTTCCGCAGCCACAACGCCGAGTACCGCGGATTCCTCCGCGAGCTCGGCATCCCGGACATCCCCGTCAACATCACCGAGTACGGCATGCTCCGCGACATGGGCGTCCCCGGACAGCTCATCCAGTGGTTCTCCATGTTCGAGGAGCAGAAGGTCGACGCACAGACCGCCTACTGGAACTACGCCGGCAACCTCTCGGACAACAGCGCCCGCAGCAATGGTGCCAACGGCGGCTGGTGGATGTTCAAGTGGTACGGCGACCTCGCCGGCAGCCGCACCGTCAAGGTCACTCCCCCGCAGGCGAACGTCGCCGACACCGTCCAGGCCATCGCCGCCCGGGATGACGCCGACGGCGAGGCGACCGTGCTCGTCGGCGGCGGAGCCTCCGACATCGCCCTGGACCTGTCGGGACTCGACTCGGCGACCTTCGGTACGAGCGTCGACGTCGTCGTGCGTGCCGCACGCCTGAATGGCGCTGAGGGCCTCTCGGGGCAGCCGCCCGTCGTACTGTCGAGCCGTATCTCCCTGGCTTCCGGCGCCGCCTCTGTCACGATCCCGAACTCCGACCGCTATGCCGCGTACGAGGTGCAGATCACCAAGCCGCTCGCGCAGCGACCGGTAGTCGACACGTCCCTCGTCAGCAGCGTCGAGGCAGAGTCCGCCGCCTTGCAGAGTGCTAGCGCATTCACCCAGGACCCCGCCCGCGAATGGTCGTTCATGGCCTCGGCCGGCCGCGATGTCGGCGGCTTCAACCAGGTCGGCTCTTCCGCGACCTGGAACGTGACCGTGCCTCGGGACGGCACCTATCGGCTCTCGGTCCTCGCCGGTGCGAACCAGGCGCCTGGGCAGCATGCCCTGTTCGTCGACGGATCCTTCAACCAGCTCGTGAAGTACTCCGCGGACCTGTCCTACACCTACCGCGGCAGCACGGATGTCCTCGTACCCCTGACCGCCGGCACCCACTCGCTCTCGCTGCGCGCCAGCCGCGACGGCCAGAACAAGCTCCCCGGCAGCGACATCACCCTCGACCGGTTCGAGCTCCGCGACGCCACCAACGGCGAGCCCACCACCTACCCCGCCACAGAGGCACGCCTCGCGTCCGGCGCGCAGCTGGTCTGGGGCCAGTCCCGCACTGCCAGCAACGGTGGAGCGCGCCTCACCGGCTCCGGTACGGCATCGTTCTTCGTGACCGCGGCGGAGAGCGGCTACCACGACGTCGCCGTCCGCTACACGACCACCGGGGCCTCCTCGCTTGGGGTGACGGTCGCCGACCGGAGCGTTCCGGCCGGTAGCGTCACCGCGGCCGGAGCGTGGACGACCATTGTCCGCGTGTGGCTGACGCAGGGCGTCAACGACATCGGCATCTCCTCGAACACGGGCGCCGTCGTCACCGACGTCACCACCACCCGCGGATCCGCGCAGCGCGCCGCGGACACCGCATCCGGCAACGCAGTGCGGGTCGAGGCGGAGCAGCTCACCCGTGCCGGCGGGACCATCGTCCGGACGCTCCCCGCGAGCAGCGGATCCAACGGCTCCGCAGATGCGCAGGGCGCCGTCACCGTCCTCGGCAACCTCGGAGCAGGGGCCGGTAACACCGCGACCATGGCCCGCCCCGCAGGCCTGGGCGCCGGCGACTACGTGCTGACCCTGTCGGCATCCAACGCCGACAAGACGCCCGCGATCAACTACAACCCCCAGGTCATCAGCCGCTTCGTCGACGTCACCGAAGCAGGCGGGACGCAGACGCGCGTGACCGCCCGGCACAACTACTCCTGGAGCAGCTTCTGGGACTACGCGCAGCCCATCACCCTCACCACGCCGAGCGGCGCACTCACCTTCGGCAACGCGACCGCGTGGGCACCGGACATCGACACCGTGACCCTCGCCAAGCGTGCCGTCGGCACACCCACCACCACCTCCCGCTGA
- a CDS encoding ABC transporter substrate-binding protein, translated as MSAPRPYARRSAPKARRRRPLVTALAMAGALTLSLSACSAGASGDTAADGPVILDFWTYSVKGNDPKAQAIVDRYNELNPDVTVKLSEVGGTADTSSKLLAADRADKTPDIVQVEYRALPSLVVAGVVKDITDDVADTKGDVADNIWDLTTFDDRVYGVPQDIGPAMFTYRKDLFEQYGVEVPTTWAEYAEAAEKIHAADPTVYISSFDPGEFQFFAAQAAQAGAEWWTNDGDTWKVGIDSEESLATADFWQDLVERDLVKVEALVTPEWNAEINDGKVLSWAAASWVPSVINAVAPDTAGKWESAPLPQWTEGDASVPFIGGSAYFVPEKSSDAEAAAKFATWLSTSDEGSKLLLTLDLYPGGNGGREATAESAPPALMPDQANFYTIADQVIEDTTIPVTWGPNVNVAQTVFNDAMNAAALNGTSFRDVYTATQDAVVADLKKTGYSVEE; from the coding sequence ATGTCAGCACCGCGCCCCTACGCACGCCGATCGGCCCCGAAGGCCCGTCGACGCCGCCCCCTCGTTACAGCACTCGCCATGGCTGGGGCTCTTACCCTCTCGCTGTCCGCCTGCTCCGCTGGCGCTAGCGGAGACACCGCCGCCGATGGCCCGGTGATCTTGGACTTCTGGACCTATTCCGTCAAGGGCAACGACCCCAAAGCGCAGGCCATCGTCGACCGGTACAACGAGCTCAACCCCGACGTGACCGTCAAGCTCTCCGAGGTCGGCGGTACCGCCGACACCTCCTCGAAGTTGCTCGCCGCTGACCGGGCCGACAAGACCCCGGATATCGTCCAGGTCGAGTATCGGGCCCTGCCGTCACTCGTCGTGGCCGGCGTCGTGAAAGACATCACCGACGACGTCGCCGACACCAAGGGTGACGTCGCGGACAACATCTGGGACCTCACGACCTTTGACGACCGCGTCTACGGCGTCCCGCAGGACATCGGCCCCGCCATGTTCACCTACCGCAAGGACCTCTTCGAGCAGTACGGAGTCGAAGTCCCCACCACGTGGGCCGAGTACGCCGAGGCGGCCGAGAAGATCCATGCCGCGGACCCCACGGTCTACATCTCCAGCTTCGACCCGGGCGAGTTCCAGTTCTTCGCCGCCCAGGCGGCACAGGCGGGCGCCGAGTGGTGGACCAACGACGGAGACACCTGGAAGGTCGGCATCGACAGCGAGGAGTCGCTCGCGACCGCCGACTTCTGGCAGGACCTCGTCGAGCGTGACCTCGTCAAGGTCGAGGCCCTCGTGACCCCGGAGTGGAACGCGGAGATCAACGATGGCAAGGTCCTCTCCTGGGCTGCGGCATCCTGGGTGCCCAGCGTCATCAACGCCGTTGCCCCCGACACCGCCGGCAAGTGGGAATCCGCGCCCCTCCCCCAGTGGACCGAGGGCGACGCGTCCGTGCCGTTCATCGGCGGATCGGCCTACTTCGTGCCCGAGAAGTCGTCGGATGCCGAAGCCGCCGCGAAGTTCGCTACCTGGCTGTCAACATCCGATGAGGGCTCGAAGCTCCTGCTGACGCTCGATCTCTACCCGGGCGGTAACGGCGGCCGCGAGGCAACCGCCGAGAGCGCACCCCCGGCCCTCATGCCTGACCAGGCGAACTTTTACACGATCGCCGACCAGGTCATCGAGGACACCACCATCCCCGTCACCTGGGGACCGAACGTCAACGTCGCGCAGACCGTGTTCAACGACGCCATGAACGCCGCAGCCCTGAACGGCACGTCCTTCCGCGACGTCTACACCGCCACCCAGGACGCAGTCGTCGCCGACCTGAAGAAGACCGGCTACTCCGTCGAGGAGTAG
- a CDS encoding VOC family protein — protein MDFASIRIITDDVDRLARFYEEVLGVVAARPAPVFAELRTGGGAVAIGSRATVAMLGEATPQPTSAATAALSRCGIASSVLHQPDS, from the coding sequence ATGGACTTCGCATCGATCAGGATCATCACGGACGACGTCGACCGGCTCGCGCGCTTCTACGAGGAGGTGCTGGGAGTCGTCGCCGCGCGACCGGCCCCCGTCTTCGCGGAGCTGAGGACCGGAGGCGGTGCCGTCGCGATCGGCAGCCGGGCCACCGTCGCCATGCTGGGGGAGGCGACGCCGCAGCCGACGAGCGCAGCTACTGCGGCCCTGAGTCGATGTGGGATCGCCTCGAGTGTCTTGCACCAACCCGACTCGTAG
- a CDS encoding glycoside hydrolase family 3 protein has product MDESSADIARILLGMSLEQKVGQLFVIAVSGGTPATTDAAAISANRSAYGVGTPAEVVATHRPGGIIYFAGDRGNLVLPPQISQLSDGLQRAAENAGAVPLLISTDQEQGGYVVRAPGTLLPGQMGLASSPTTSSDVSSAAAITRDELRAMGINQAFAPVVDVASNPANPVIHVRSFGDEPGRVASLATTQIRTFQKRGGIVAAAKHFPGHGDTDTDSHTGLPVIGRSRAELERIDLPPFAAAVRADVGVIMTAHIVVPALDPSGDPATLSQPILTGLLREELGYDGVVITDALDMAGVRQRYTDARVPVLALKAGADQLLMPPDFAAARDGVLAAIRDGELTEQRIDESVTRILRLKQRFGLLTAPRARAEVSVVGSPTHLAMGVAITDRTITLLKDDLRLIPLRRGPQKILVTGWGDVTTRKLGDVLTSHGASVAVFATGLSPDATAVQDALARAQDVDLVVVCTRNLGVPGSQGQVDLVAALGESDTPLISVAVLEPYDIAHVPKVSTHLLTYSYALNALEALGRVLYGDVVPTSRLPLDIPRSDGTGVLYARGSHVRLHRS; this is encoded by the coding sequence GTGGACGAGTCGAGCGCGGACATCGCGCGCATCCTGCTGGGCATGTCGTTGGAGCAGAAAGTCGGGCAGCTGTTCGTGATCGCCGTGTCCGGTGGAACACCCGCGACCACGGACGCAGCGGCCATCAGTGCAAACCGGTCCGCCTACGGTGTCGGCACCCCGGCGGAGGTAGTGGCGACGCACCGGCCGGGTGGCATCATCTACTTCGCAGGGGATAGGGGCAACCTCGTCCTCCCGCCTCAGATCTCCCAGCTCTCCGACGGCCTGCAGCGCGCCGCTGAGAACGCCGGCGCCGTCCCGCTGCTGATCTCCACCGATCAAGAGCAGGGTGGGTACGTCGTGCGAGCACCGGGGACGCTCCTCCCCGGCCAGATGGGACTCGCATCCAGCCCCACGACCTCATCGGACGTCTCTTCGGCCGCGGCGATCACTCGAGACGAGCTGCGCGCCATGGGCATCAACCAGGCGTTCGCGCCTGTGGTGGACGTGGCGTCCAATCCCGCCAACCCCGTCATCCATGTCCGCTCCTTCGGCGACGAGCCCGGTCGCGTCGCATCGCTGGCCACGACGCAGATTCGCACATTCCAGAAGCGGGGCGGGATCGTGGCCGCGGCCAAGCACTTCCCTGGGCACGGCGATACCGACACCGACAGTCACACCGGACTCCCGGTCATCGGCCGTAGTCGCGCGGAGCTCGAGCGCATCGACCTTCCGCCGTTCGCCGCGGCTGTCCGGGCGGACGTGGGCGTCATTATGACGGCGCACATCGTTGTACCGGCGCTCGATCCCAGCGGTGATCCGGCGACACTGTCCCAGCCGATACTCACGGGGCTGCTTCGCGAGGAGCTCGGGTACGACGGTGTCGTGATCACCGATGCCCTCGATATGGCCGGCGTCCGCCAGCGATACACCGACGCCCGCGTCCCCGTCCTTGCGCTGAAGGCCGGTGCGGATCAGCTTCTCATGCCCCCGGACTTCGCGGCCGCTCGCGACGGGGTGCTCGCGGCCATCCGCGACGGGGAACTGACAGAGCAGCGCATCGACGAATCGGTCACTCGGATTTTGCGCCTCAAGCAGCGCTTCGGGCTCCTCACCGCTCCGCGAGCCCGGGCGGAGGTATCTGTCGTAGGAAGCCCCACGCATCTAGCCATGGGTGTCGCCATCACCGATCGGACCATCACGCTCCTCAAGGACGACCTCCGCCTCATCCCGCTGAGACGAGGTCCGCAAAAAATCCTCGTCACCGGGTGGGGTGACGTCACGACTCGAAAGCTTGGAGATGTGCTCACCTCGCACGGCGCCTCGGTCGCCGTCTTCGCTACGGGCCTCTCGCCAGACGCGACAGCTGTGCAGGATGCTCTGGCGCGTGCACAAGATGTTGACCTCGTAGTCGTGTGTACTCGAAACCTAGGCGTCCCAGGTAGCCAGGGGCAGGTAGATCTCGTGGCCGCCCTAGGCGAGTCTGACACCCCGCTCATCTCCGTCGCGGTGCTCGAGCCCTACGACATCGCCCATGTACCCAAGGTGAGCACGCATCTCCTGACGTACTCATATGCCTTGAATGCGCTGGAGGCGTTGGGCCGCGTCCTTTACGGGGATGTGGTGCCGACGAGCAGGCTGCCCTTGGATATCCCGCGGAGCGACGGCACGGGCGTGCTCTACGCGCGCGGATCGCACGTGAGGCTGCACCGCTCGTGA